The genomic DNA GATATACTAAAGTAGATGATTTTTTACCTAAATCTTCTTTAAAAATTCTCATACTTGGAAGTTTAAAATTACTTTTTGACTCATCTTTCAAAAAATCCCCGTTATCTCTTTTAAATTTTAATTCTTTATTTATACAATATGTAGTTATCGGAATGCCAAAGAACTTTTGAAATGATAATACTAGAATTACAAATGCAGCAAGTTCAGGTCTATTTGCAGCTTCTGCAACAGTTGTTACGATAATACCAGCAACAGTAGAACCCGCTATTGGAGGTGCTGCTATTAAAGCATACTCTCTACCAAATAACATACTACCCACTGTTAAACAGCCAACCCCTATTCCTACAATACCTACTAATGCAATTACAACCGTTTTCCATTCATGACATAAGTCTTCAAGATTTATAAGTGTTCCTAAGTTAGTTATTAATAAAGCTATACCAAAGTTGCTCATTGCAGCTAATATCCCTGATGCTCCTGTAATGTCTTTTGGTAAAATATTTGTCCAAAATCCTAGTAAAAATATAATACATACAAATAACAATGTTGAAATTGCACCTTTTGTTTTCTTAGATAAAAACTCACTAAAAGCATAAATCATTACACATACAGTAAAGCAAGTAAGTGGATTCCAAAAATTTTCCATTGTTGTTTCCTCCTAAATATAATAATTTTTTATCAATAAAACAATAATTATAAAATGTATATTATGCAGTTATTCTTAACTACATATGGTATAGCTTGATATTTTTTGATGATATTATATACGTCCTAAATTATTCCTAAAATATCTAAATAAATATAACTAGAGTTAACTCTCTAAATATTAACTATAGTTATCAACTTACTAGATTTCTTTTTGATTTTTACTTTCTACATAATTTTACGAGTTAGAATTGTACTTCAACTACTCTCTATATTAGTATACATGTTGGAAGACTTATATTTATTTAAATATTAGATATAGAATACATTTTTATAAACGTCTTAAATTATTCTTAAAATATCTAAAACGAAATAATAATATACCCATTAAACCAATATTATCAGAATATACTTCACTTTAAGTCTTCTTTATATAGAAATTTTATCTATTAGTGCATCCCCTCCTTTGTAAATTAGACTATTTCTAAACGAATTTAGATATCTTATTCCTAGGAACTATTACTAGAAACAAAAATTATTTATTATATTAAATCAATGATAAGCCATACTTTAAAATTCTTTCTATACAAGTATGATTTATCATATAATGACATCTATACCTTTATCTTTATAGTAGTCCTAAATTATTCTTAAATTTACAATAAAAATAATTTCACTATTTATAAAAATACTTGTTTTTATATTGTCAAACTATTCTTAATATAGATTATAATTTTAAATCTTTTCTTTGTCAATATATTCTGACATTTTTCCAGAAAATTTATAAAGTTATATAGTGAGTAAATCATACTATTTTTATATAATGAGTAAATTATACTATGAATATGTCTAAATATTTACTTAAGTATAAACATAAAAAATGTGTATTCTCCTTTTTATAGTAATTTTAGTTGCCATTACTTTTAAGAAGAATACACACTTTACTTTAAAGACCCTATACTCTATTTTAAATGCTTTACTAGACACTAATTAACATTAGTTCCTAACTTCTATTTATCTTATTCCTACCCTACTACTATATCCGTAGAAAAATCTAAAACTTCTCCATTAGATTTTATTACTTCTTTGTACCAATCAAATGATTTTTTCTTATATCTCTTAAAACTTCCTTTGCCTTCATCATCTAAGTCAACATATATAAATCCATATCTCTTACTCATCTGACCTGTAGTTGCACTGACTAAATCAATTGGTCCCCACATCAAATATCCAAAACATTCAACATTATCCTCTTCAATTGCAGACTTCATTTGAGATAGATGCTTACTTAAATATTCAATTCTATAATCATCATTTATAGTTCCATCTTCTTCGATTTTATCATATGCCCCTAAACCATTTTCTGTAATTAAGATAGGTAATTGATACTTTCTGTAAATATAGTTCAAGGTAAATCTTAAACCTATAGGGTCTATTGCCCATCCCCACTTACTTTGTTCCAAATATGGATTTTGAATCCCACCAAATAAAGATTTATCACCTGATAAATTTTCTTTTGGAGTAGATACACTTGAAAAATAATAATTAAGTCCTATAAAATCTAACTTACCTTCTTTAAATGCTTTTTTGTCTTCATCAGTCACTTCAATAGTTATATTATTTTTTTCATATTCTTTTAATTTATATTGTGGAAACTTCCCATTGCACATTGCATCAATTTGATAATAATCACGGTCATTATCTAAAAATGCATTTAACACATTACTAGGATTACAATTGTATGGATAAATTGGATTTAGTCCAAATACACATCCAACTTTATTGTTGGGATTGATTTCTCTAGCCAACTTTGCAACCTTTACACCCGCCAAAGTCATATTATACCCTACATTTGCCAATGTTTGAACCTTATTTTCTATTTCACTATACTTAATACCTGCTATCATATAAGTAAAAATATCCGAGTGCTCTGTTTGAGGGTCAATATGGTTCATCTCATTAAATGTAACCCAGTACTTTACCTTATCATCAAATCTTCTTATTACAGTCTCACTGTACTTTAAATACAAATCTATAAGTTTTCTGTTATTCCATGAACCATATTTATGTACTAAATTCATAGGTAATTCAAAATGATATAGTGTTACAATAGGTTCTATATTATTTTCTATTAATGTATCTATCAGACCTTCATAGTATTTAATCCCTAATTCATTAGGATTTTCATCATCTCCATTTGGAAAAATTCTTGACCAATCTATAGATATTCTTAATGCACTAAATCCCATTTCTTTAAATAAAGCTATATCTTCTTTATATCTATTATAAAAATCTATTCCATTATGAGATGGATAATCCAATTTTTCTTCTATTTTATCAGTAATTACTCTTGGCGTTTCATAAGAGCCCTTAGTTACAAAATCCATAATTGCAGGTCCTTTGTTATCACTATCCCATGAACCTTCACATTGATGGGCTGCAATACTTCCTCCCCAGAAAAATGTATCTTTAATATTCATGAATTTTCCCTCCTAAAATTTATACTATTACAGTTAATAATTCTTCTGATTCATCATTTGATGAGATTACATCTAAATAATCGCTAGTATTTGTAACTACAGTTATTATAGTAGAATCAAAGCCTTCCTCTATAATTTTATCAGATTCAAATACTGCTAAAGCATCTCCTTTTTTAACCCTTTGATTTTGTGTTACAAGACTTTCAAAGAATTTTCCATCTAAGTTTACAGTATCTATCCCAATATGAATTAATATTTCTAATCCTTCATCAGTCACTATACCATATGCATGTTTAGTTGGAAATACTATAGTTATAGTTCCATCTACAGGAGATATAACAGTTGATTTTGATTCACTAGGTATAACTCCAACCCCTTTACCTAATGCTCCAGATGAAAATGCTTTGTCATTAACTTCCCCAAGTGCAATTACCTGACCTTTTGCAACATTTCCAATACTAATAGTTCTTGAATTGTTCTCGTTGATTATTAGTTCTAATTCTTTTTCATTATCACCCTTAACTTCTTCTTTTTCATCTGAAGGTATTCCTAGTAAATAGGAAGCTGCTGTTGCTGCTACAAATGATACTACTACACTTATTATCATAAATGTAAAGTTAGATACTTCTCCTCCAACAAGATATGTTGGTAATGCAGCTAATCCCCAAACCATTCCATATGTTTTAACTTGAGCTAAACCTGCTATTAAACCACCTATACCTCCACCTATCATTACTGCTACAAATGGTCTTCTATATTTCATAAACACACCAAACACTGAAGGTTCTGTAACTCCCATAAGTGCACTAAAACTTACTGTACCAAATAGTTGTTTTTGTTCTTTATTCCTAGTTTTTAAGAAATATCCAAACATTGCACCACAAACTGCAATATCAGATATTGTTGCAGCGCCCATAAAAATTGGGTCATACCCCAATGTTGTCACAGAATTTAAAGATATAGGCATAGTAAAGTTTGCTGCACCAAAAACTATTAAGAGTGGTTGTAAAGCTGCATACAGTGCAACAACACTCCAATTACCCAATGTATCAATTAAAAACATACATGCATAGTTTAATCCATCACCAATCCACATACCAATAGGTCCAAATACAGTTAATGTAACTGATAGAGTTATTATTAAAGATAATACTGGAACTAAAAAATAGTGTAGTGCTTTAGGTAATATTTTTTTCAAACCTTCAATTATAATTCCCATTGCCCATACTCCTAAAAGTATTGGAATAAAACTGTTTGCATAAGTTGTAGCCTGTAAATTTATACCAAATAAACTTAATCCTTCTACACCATCTATTGATGAAGATAATAACGTAACTGCTAACACTACTGCTATATAGGGATTTACATTAAGTCTTTTTGCTGATGCTATTGCAATTAATACTGGTAAGAAGTGAAATGTAGCACTTCTTAATGTATCTAATATTTGATATGTAGGACTGTCACTCTGAAGTATGCCAGACATATTTAAAAGTGCTAATATACTTGCAAGTATACCAGCTGCAAGTAGTACTTCAATTACTGAAGTCATAGTCTCTGAGACTACCACAAAGATGGAATTAAATATACCTTTGATACCTCTAATTCCCTTTTTTCTTTCACTTTTTATACTTGATTCACTTGAACTTAAACCTATCATAGACATAAACTCGTTATATACATCTACAACATGAGTACCTATTATAATTTGATAAGCAACATCATTAGAAACTACATCAATTACTCCTTTTAATTTTTTAATTTCTTCTGTTTGAGCGATACTCCTATCATTTAAAGTAAATCTTAAACGAGTAACACAATGCGCTACCGACTTTATATTTTCTTTTCCCCCTATAAGTTTTATTATATTTTCATTTAAATCTTTATATTTCATCTGATTTTGCCTCCAGTCTTTGAGTCACCCTATTTATATGCAACATTAAATAAGTTTCTTCACTTATAGATATATCGACATTAAATTGTGATTTTATATATTTTCTTATCTTTTGAACACTTCCAAATGACTTTGGATAAAGTTGACTTACTTGTTTATATAAATCTATAGAATTATCTTCATCTATTGAAGCTTCATCCGACATAATTCTTTGGATAAAGTACTGTAGATGAGTAGTAAATCTCATATAATTTGTTGAAGTTTCATCTAGCTCTACATTAAAATGATATTTTATTATAGAAACTATATCTGCTAAAGTTCTCAACTCTACAATTGTACTATCATGAGACTCTTTATTTACCTCCATATTTACAAAATGAAGTGCTATTGATACTGCCTCATCATCAGGAAGATTAATTCCCTTACTATCACCAATTAATTTTAGTGCATGCATTCCAATTTCAAAATGCTTTGGATAAAATCTTTTAACATTCCATACCAAAGGACTTTTTATAAATTGATTCTTTTCACATCTTTTAAGTAAAAACTCTAAATGGTCTAGTAAGGTTAAGCTTAGATAATCACTTGACTTTATATTTAAAGCTTTCTCACCATATTCAATTATTTCATTAATAAGAACTATATTATTGGAGTCTGAGTTTTGTAGTAGATAACTAAAGTGTTCTAGCATATCGTATGAATCTAGTATATATGTTCTCTCTATTTCATTTTCATTTATTACTTGTCCCACTCTTTTTTTAAAGCCAATTCCTTTAACAAATACAATAATTTCATTTTTACCTCTTTTTACTAAGGCTACATTATTATTTAAAATCTGAATTATTTTCATATATTCCTCCCTTCAATAAAAAGAACTCAAGCATATATGTATAGAGTATCCCTCTATTTTTCACATATATACTTGAGTTCTGCCTGCTAATCAGTAACATACTCAAAATTATGACTACGTCGCCATAATTAAAATTCTTTTTTGTTTAATTTCATATTCTATATGTTATACTATCCATATAAATCTGTCAACGGTTTCCTAGATATTTTTTTTTTCTATAACTACAAGCTCTGTTATGCGATTATCTGACAAGGTTTATATACTAAATTGATACTATTTTACCGTCACTAATATTTATAATATTGTCTGAACCATTATCTATTTTACTATTATGAATTATCATAGTAATGCTTTTAAATATAATGAACTGTATGTTAACAAATAAATTCTTAAGATATATTAACATATAAAGTCTTAAGTTTAGTTTTATTTAATCACTATTAAGATATATTAATAGGTAAAGCTTCAAATTTAGTTTCATTTAAATGCTAGTAAGATATACTAATATATAAATACTTAAATTTAGTTTTATTTAAACACTAGTAAGATATACTAATATATAAATACTTAAATTTAGTTTTATTTAAACACTCTAGTGATATTTTTAAATAAATTTTAATAAAAATCATTCTA from Clostridioides difficile ATCC 9689 = DSM 1296 includes the following:
- a CDS encoding glycoside hydrolase family 1 protein → MNIKDTFFWGGSIAAHQCEGSWDSDNKGPAIMDFVTKGSYETPRVITDKIEEKLDYPSHNGIDFYNRYKEDIALFKEMGFSALRISIDWSRIFPNGDDENPNELGIKYYEGLIDTLIENNIEPIVTLYHFELPMNLVHKYGSWNNRKLIDLYLKYSETVIRRFDDKVKYWVTFNEMNHIDPQTEHSDIFTYMIAGIKYSEIENKVQTLANVGYNMTLAGVKVAKLAREINPNNKVGCVFGLNPIYPYNCNPSNVLNAFLDNDRDYYQIDAMCNGKFPQYKLKEYEKNNITIEVTDEDKKAFKEGKLDFIGLNYYFSSVSTPKENLSGDKSLFGGIQNPYLEQSKWGWAIDPIGLRFTLNYIYRKYQLPILITENGLGAYDKIEEDGTINDDYRIEYLSKHLSQMKSAIEEDNVECFGYLMWGPIDLVSATTGQMSKRYGFIYVDLDDEGKGSFKRYKKKSFDWYKEVIKSNGEVLDFSTDIVVG
- a CDS encoding beta-glucoside-specific PTS transporter subunit IIABC, which codes for MKYKDLNENIIKLIGGKENIKSVAHCVTRLRFTLNDRSIAQTEEIKKLKGVIDVVSNDVAYQIIIGTHVVDVYNEFMSMIGLSSSESSIKSERKKGIRGIKGIFNSIFVVVSETMTSVIEVLLAAGILASILALLNMSGILQSDSPTYQILDTLRSATFHFLPVLIAIASAKRLNVNPYIAVVLAVTLLSSSIDGVEGLSLFGINLQATTYANSFIPILLGVWAMGIIIEGLKKILPKALHYFLVPVLSLIITLSVTLTVFGPIGMWIGDGLNYACMFLIDTLGNWSVVALYAALQPLLIVFGAANFTMPISLNSVTTLGYDPIFMGAATISDIAVCGAMFGYFLKTRNKEQKQLFGTVSFSALMGVTEPSVFGVFMKYRRPFVAVMIGGGIGGLIAGLAQVKTYGMVWGLAALPTYLVGGEVSNFTFMIISVVVSFVAATAASYLLGIPSDEKEEVKGDNEKELELIINENNSRTISIGNVAKGQVIALGEVNDKAFSSGALGKGVGVIPSESKSTVISPVDGTITIVFPTKHAYGIVTDEGLEILIHIGIDTVNLDGKFFESLVTQNQRVKKGDALAVFESDKIIEEGFDSTIITVVTNTSDYLDVISSNDESEELLTVIV
- a CDS encoding PRD domain-containing protein is translated as MKIIQILNNNVALVKRGKNEIIVFVKGIGFKKRVGQVINENEIERTYILDSYDMLEHFSYLLQNSDSNNIVLINEIIEYGEKALNIKSSDYLSLTLLDHLEFLLKRCEKNQFIKSPLVWNVKRFYPKHFEIGMHALKLIGDSKGINLPDDEAVSIALHFVNMEVNKESHDSTIVELRTLADIVSIIKYHFNVELDETSTNYMRFTTHLQYFIQRIMSDEASIDEDNSIDLYKQVSQLYPKSFGSVQKIRKYIKSQFNVDISISEETYLMLHINRVTQRLEAKSDEI